The Solibacillus sp. FSL R7-0668 genome includes the window ATATTGGCTCGATTCTACAATATTGGCTCCCTGTTCATATAAAAAGGTCGATAGCTTTGAAACAATCCCTGATTGATCGACACATTTTACTAATAAATGGCCTTCAATTTTTAGGTTTTGTCGTTCGGCTAGTGGTTGTTGAACGGTTTGTTCCACTTTCTTCACTCCATTCTTTTCATAAATGCTATTATTATTGATTTCAGAATATTCCGCAACCTAAAAAGCGTAATGTTCACAATTTAGCAACATTACGCTTTCTCATTATTGTTTGATTAGTTGATACAGATAAAACATTTCATCTTTATTGACGATTTTCGGTACGGGATAGAGTGGATTTGCTTCTTGCAACGCACGTTCCACCATGAGCGGTACATCGTGATTATCAATCCCTTGAATTTTATTTGGAATAGCCATCTTTGCGTTTAGCTGTTCAATCGCCTCAATAAAGAGCTGTGCCTTGCGTTCATCACTGTCTGAAATTTTACCAATGCCCACTAAATTAGCCAGCTCAGCTAATGGTTTTGCCACGCTGTCTCCGTAATACCTCAAAACATGCGGTAAAATAACGGCATTGGCATAACCATGTGGAATTTGATAAAAGCCGCCTAATGTGTGTGCAATGGCATGGACATAGCCCACATAGGCGCGCGTAAACGCTAGCCCCGCCAAATATGAAGCACGTTGCATTTGGGCACGTGCCTCCATATCCGTACCATCCTCATAGGCTCGGTATAAATATTTAAAAATGATAATGACCGCTTCACGTGAATATTTTCGCGTTTCTTTCGTGTTACTCAATCCAATATATGCTTCCACTGCATGCGTCAAAGCATCCATACCCGTAGTAGACGTAATATGCTTCGGTAAATTAACCGTTAATAATGGGTCGAGTACGGCATAATGTGGTACAAGTGATGGGTCCATAATGGCAAATTTCTCATGCGTTTCACTATTCGATACAACTGCTGCAATCGTCCCTTCACTGCCTGTCCCAGCAGTTGTTGGCACCGCAAAAAATGGCGGCATCTCTTTACGTACTTTAAACAAGCCCTTCATATCCGTTATTGATTTTTCTGGACGTGCTATACGTGCTGCTACCGCTTTGGCACAATCCATCGGCGAACCACCACCAAACGCAATAATCGCTTGACACTTTTGGCTTTGGTAAAGACTTAATGCTTCTTCAACATTAGTAAACGTCGGATTCGGAACCGTTTTATCGTAAATGACATACGAAATTTGAAGCGCTTCCAATTGGGCTAATAATGGCTGTAGTAAGCCTGTCTTTTGAATACCTTCATCTGTCACAATTAGCGCCCGCTCAAGCTGCAACTCTTGCATCAGCTCTGGTAATTTTAATAGACTATTTTCCCCTTCTAGTAATTCAGGTGTTCTCCAATTTAAAAACTTCATGCCTAAGCGCATGGATTTTTGAAATGTTCGACAATATGCGGTGTACATAGTAACACTCCATTTCTCTCTATATTTAACATAAACTATTCGATAAATAATAGAAAAGTCCTTTTAAAAAATACATCCTGGTCATTAAGGCAGCTTAATAACTCGGATGTACTTTTTCGTTTAGGCATTCATTTTTACTCATTAGCAAAAAATACCTGTTGTGCAAATGAAATCGGTTGTAGTTCAAAATTGTCTTCACTCATTGCAATCACTGAAAACTCAATATCAAGCGATTCCAAACGAGTAGCATAATCCTCTTCTGCTAATGCTTGGAAATCGTCAAATTGATTATCGGTAATCATTATCAAATCGCGCCCATTGCACAGTGCATCCTCCGCAAAAATAGCGAAAGCCTGCTCTATTGCTGGCACAATCATAGCTGAATTCCCCTTAAATTCATTTAAAAAGCGGTCAAATAACGCCAATTGAAGTACCCCGTTTTTAAAATGCAACGGTATTTCTAGCGTTTCACTAAATGGAATAATGATTAAATCGCGCTTTTGTGTCGCACATAAATGAAAGAGCGGCATGATTGTCCCTTTACAAAACACTTCATAAGGCTTTATCGTTGCGGATTGCTGTAATAACACAATCATTGGTGATTGACCCGCTTTTATTTCATTGAATGGGACAAAATAGACATTGTCCTCAACTACTGTTCGCTCCTTTAATAAACGCTGTTGCTGCGCTAATGAAAGTAAATAATCTTTGTCCTGCATTTTAGGCATCGTTGCTTCCACTTCTTGAATCATTTCCTGCAGTGATATGGAGATTTCCATTATCTTTATAAATTTTTCGTCCTGCTTATAACGCGTTAATAATTGCTGTTGCTCGATTTCCTCCAACCCTTGAAAGGAAGCATTTTTGTATAAAAACCGAAGAATTTCCTCGTTTAATAGCGTCTTTCGTTCGTTTGTCATGTGAAGAAGCTCCTCCATAATTTTTAGTCGATAAGGGTAGTATAGCCAAAAATAATACAGATAAGTAGTAACTTGCTTTGAGCATCATTTTCTTTACAAAATAAAAACGACATCCCAATTTGGAATGCCGCACCATACAGATGTATGTATATATTTCAATTACGCCTCGGCGTAATTGCGTCCAGATTTTTTTCAAGCGCGCTTGAAAAATTCCTTAAAAAAATCTGTGACATCCGCCGGGGCAAAATTTGATTCAGCTAGGGATTGAACCCCCTCTGAATTGAAATCAAATTTAGTTGTTATCCCACACTTTTCAAAGCGGAAGACTTTTGCTGAAGCAAATTATAGTTTTTCAGTTAAACCATGTAATGTGTCTTTTAATTCGCGATCGTGGTTTGAAAGCTCGATTAAGTTTTCTAAACGCTCGTGTAAAATTGGACGTTCGATTACTAACTGCTCGTCTAATACTTGTACGAATAATTCTAAAAGCATACGGTTTTGAATTAATAATGCTTCTTCTACACGCTCAGGAGCGATTGTTACTACTCTCTTTTTTTTCGCCATTGTTAGGGCCTCCCTTTTATTTATACAACGTTATTTTAGCACAAGGTGGGGCAATTTTGTGAAACTATTTCAAATTCCTCCACGCTTTTAAGCAAATTCCTTCCATTCTCCGTCTTTTTTTATAATGTAAAACAATTTTTGAACATGGATTTTTGAAATTGCTAACCCTTCCGCTGCCATTAAGCCTATCACTTAACCTGATCAACCGTTATAAACTTCTCCTCAAATAAAATATTCCTTCCGATTAATAGTTCCTATGGTATAATTATTTATACCTATTATCGGTACTTAATGTAGACTACTGATTGACTATATTGAAAGGAAGATTTGATTGCAACCAATAATATCTCAAATAGACTATGAAATTCGTTTAGTACAACACCTACTTTCGAACCGTTTTTTACGCACTGAAAACGGGAAACTTCTAACAGCCCGTTCGATTTCAGATGATACAGTCGGCTTTGAAACCGAGGATAGCCTATGTCGTGAGTGGCTTTTATCGATTTATCCTAGCTACCACTTTTATGATGGGTTCGAAACACTTGATTTATGTCATCAATATATTCAATCAACGAATTACGACAATGAGCTATTTCGGATTGTACAATTTCATGGGCAGTTTTTTGCAGTTGTTTATGAAAACGCACGGCATCAGCAAGTAATTGGCAGAGAAACTTCTTATTTCACAAAAAATAATCTTTTTCTTTGCGCAAAACGTCCTCCATCAAACTTAATGACTAAAGACCGTAATAAATTACCACCGATTCCACTAATCTATTATGAATTACATGCGTTTGATCCAGCGCTTAAGATTTATCAACTACATAAAGAAACACACGTATATCAGGAAGTTCCGATATTAGAGGCGATTGAATATGCCGTTCTCCTCGGAATTACCTTCAAAGATATTTGGTATTTATGCGATTCGCCACATGCGATTGCACATAATCGAGCACTATTGAATTTATATTTCAATCAAGGTCATAATTTAACATTGTTCGGCAAATATTCAAATGCCATTGCGATTAACCCATTCCAGCGACTTGTCCATTTACAAAAGGGGCGAATCGAGCATTTCCAAATGGACGTAGATAATCCACGTTCACAACAACGCTTAGTTCCCTATCGTGAAGTTCGTCGTTTGCACGAGCAGATGCGTACACGGCCCATTCAATTTGATACGTCACTACAACCAATATAGAAAAAGAGTGTTCTGAAAAAATCAGGACACCCTTTTTAGCTCTCGAATTAGAGTTGCTGTTCTTTTATTTTTGTTACAATTTTTTCGTATACTGGAATCATATGCTGCTCTGTACATTTTTGTTGAATTTCATCAATCTGAATCCAGCCAACCGCGCTATTTTCATCTAGCTTGGCTTTCAGCGGAGCATCCTCTTGCACCTCAAATACATAGGTCGCATTAAAATGTAAATGCGGTGCAACATATTTCCCTTTTTTCATATGACCGATTACAGGTAAAATATCGAGCGAAATCATCGTCTCTTGAAGTGTCTTTACCTCACTTAGCCCTGCCTCTTCCTTCAATTCCTTCTCTGCTACATGAAGTAAATCAGGATTTCCATCGGCATGTCCACCTGTCCAGCTCCATGATTGATAGATATTATGGTACACCATTAATACTTTCGTGCGATCCGAATTAACAGCAAACGCGGAAGATGTGAAATGCAAAATTTCATTGTTTCGCGTCAATACATCGGATAATGTAGCCATTGCACGCAAAATTAACTCTTGGTCTTTCGCTTCTTGTTCATTGTACGGTTTGTATAACGAAATTTGATCATGTAAATTCATTGGAAATCCTCCCTATTTACCCATAGATAACTAAATTGTACCGTATCAGTTTAGAAAAATATAGAAAAAAAGCTTTACAAAATGGGTCATTTCGTAAAGCTTAGATTGAACTTAAGAAATTAATGATTTCACGACTTTCGACATCGTTGCGCCATCCGCCTTACCATCTAATAATGGCTTGGCAATTTTCATCGCATCACCCATATTCATGCCAGCTGTTACACCAGCAGTTTGTAGTGCTTCAATGATTTCTTGTTCAGATAATTGCTTCGGTAAAAAGCCTTTCAAAATAACTAATTTTGCTTCTTCCTTTTCGATTAAATCTGTACGATTCGCTTGTTTTGCGCCATCTAACGCTTGGTTCGTTTGCTTCACTTCACGATTAATGATTGCGATTTCTTCTTGCGGTGTTAGCTCGGCACCCTTTTCTTTTTCTGCTAAATCTAATGCCGACTTCACAAGCGTTAATACACCTTTCGCCAATGCATCTTTATTTTTCATCGCTTGCTTAAGTTGATCAAATACTACTGTTTTTAACATGTTAAAAGCCCCTTTACATCTGAATAAGCATTGTAACTTATTCGAGTTCTTCTTATTGTATCATGTTAAAGTGCGTGTATAAATTATTTTGTCACGAATGATCGTAGCCAACTGTCCATTTTTTTCGTTTGCTCCTTTGATAGCTTGGCAATTGTTTGATCACCATGAGGAACGAGGAAAAAGTTATTGTCTTTATTTTGGAAAATTGTATATGCCTTTTCGCTTAAATGAACGATATAGCGCGGTGTTAAACTATTACTCTCCAGCTGTTGAGATTCCCACTTTTCTTGGTGTGTTTCCTGCTTCCAATAGCTTTCCTGCTCCGCTGTTAAATAGATTTCAGGGACCGTTGCCTCACTTGCAGAAATGACCACTTCTAAATCTTCTGCGATGCCATTAGTTAACTGCTGATCGTAAGAAGTAACCGTTCTATCTACGGACACACGAACAAAATCCCCTACTTGTAACGCAACATCATCATAAT containing:
- a CDS encoding phosphate-starvation-inducible protein PsiE, yielding MAKKKRVVTIAPERVEEALLIQNRMLLELFVQVLDEQLVIERPILHERLENLIELSNHDRELKDTLHGLTEKL
- a CDS encoding NUDIX hydrolase, which translates into the protein MNLHDQISLYKPYNEQEAKDQELILRAMATLSDVLTRNNEILHFTSSAFAVNSDRTKVLMVYHNIYQSWSWTGGHADGNPDLLHVAEKELKEEAGLSEVKTLQETMISLDILPVIGHMKKGKYVAPHLHFNATYVFEVQEDAPLKAKLDENSAVGWIQIDEIQQKCTEQHMIPVYEKIVTKIKEQQL
- a CDS encoding iron-containing alcohol dehydrogenase, encoding MYTAYCRTFQKSMRLGMKFLNWRTPELLEGENSLLKLPELMQELQLERALIVTDEGIQKTGLLQPLLAQLEALQISYVIYDKTVPNPTFTNVEEALSLYQSQKCQAIIAFGGGSPMDCAKAVAARIARPEKSITDMKGLFKVRKEMPPFFAVPTTAGTGSEGTIAAVVSNSETHEKFAIMDPSLVPHYAVLDPLLTVNLPKHITSTTGMDALTHAVEAYIGLSNTKETRKYSREAVIIIFKYLYRAYEDGTDMEARAQMQRASYLAGLAFTRAYVGYVHAIAHTLGGFYQIPHGYANAVILPHVLRYYGDSVAKPLAELANLVGIGKISDSDERKAQLFIEAIEQLNAKMAIPNKIQGIDNHDVPLMVERALQEANPLYPVPKIVNKDEMFYLYQLIKQ
- a CDS encoding GatB/YqeY domain-containing protein — its product is MLKTVVFDQLKQAMKNKDALAKGVLTLVKSALDLAEKEKGAELTPQEEIAIINREVKQTNQALDGAKQANRTDLIEKEEAKLVILKGFLPKQLSEQEIIEALQTAGVTAGMNMGDAMKIAKPLLDGKADGATMSKVVKSLIS